Below is a genomic region from Schistocerca americana isolate TAMUIC-IGC-003095 chromosome 1, iqSchAmer2.1, whole genome shotgun sequence.
TTACAAAGTGGACATACATACTTTTGAAGAATGGGACAAACTGTTTTACCATAGTTATCTTTCAGCTGATGGCTTCTAAAAATCTTATCAGATTCACCATTATTCCTACAAAATGCACACCATGTGCCTTTCTTTGCATATATGCTTGGCGAACAATctttctgcaaacaatattgtgttTCAATGTGTCTACTATGTGCATACAACAGATTAAAATTAGACTCCCATTGCATAGGTGAATCATCAATAGGAACCTCTCTTCCATTTCTTCGGAATTCTTCCATGACATCACCTAAAAATATTTTAAGGAGGATTACTGAACAATTTAACTTTTAAGTATTTTATAGTACTATCTTTGAATGTGCTTCTTGTTATTAAAATGCGAATGATCTAATTAACATAATACTACCTTATAGCACCTTCGATATGTCAATATTCAAAGCAATACCCAGAAAGAAACAATCACTCCTCAAGAAAGAATACTCTCACACAGATTCTAATGACAAATTTGAACTTTCTGCTTGAGCAGTATTACATTCTAGATTGATTTTTTAATATAATATGCTCTACCAACAATCATTCATAACAGTAAAAGCATGATGGCTAAAAATGTAATGGACATCATTTGTAGTGTCAATAATGACTGAAAGATGAAGGagagagagaagtcggcatgtgaGCATCCCTGGTGCTCCACATGCAACAGGAAACATCCCACCCACAGCTGTCACACTCTTAATACATTACAGTCAAGGGCACTCATTCAACAAAGTGGCACCCAGCAGAGAAAATTGGATGCAACAGAAAGGAAGCAAACTGAATCCAAAAGCAATtaaaacagaacaataaaaggatgAAAGAGTAGGCCAGTCAAGGAAGTAGGGTCAGGAATCCC
It encodes:
- the LOC124545196 gene encoding uncharacterized protein LOC124545196 codes for the protein MWAHSRTHHPCYSASFDFMDMIRNSLSYTQLPQSDGDVMEEFRRNGREVPIDDSPMQWESNFNLLYAHSRHIETQYCLQKDCSPSIYAKKGTWCAFCRNNGESDKIFRSHQLKDNYGKTVCPILQKYVCPLCKATGPEAHTVKYCPKNPNPLPVALMNVLKAQRSETSKARVKRNRY